One window from the genome of Vanessa tameamea isolate UH-Manoa-2023 chromosome 13, ilVanTame1 primary haplotype, whole genome shotgun sequence encodes:
- the LOC113394902 gene encoding E3 ubiquitin-protein ligase RBBP6 isoform X1: MMVSNLQLQEKYNKIRKNFCFYLDIQEPSLSRSISRRLQDMGLREEVFLTSRVTHVVGARPETVARCARREGRARADAMLQRLRQPPPPQHHNYVHLTVQKAISLLDKLYDTFFTAPRKAHVNLFSKHFIKIEFLDKLCRPVYKEFDEWPQISLEPDPPKEKKDKKDTPENLVNAIPSNNNIQKMTRKSRPRIKEREEKEQKGGYCEMCNADYVDAAIHRRSPHHLAFVRDHTNFLALDSLITSGTDVTTFLDKTMPVNGERRSLRKLCNGDVEPKSKRSKRSQSPDTINGNVSPRRNGGLDDEKKHNTRCSKRTSESQPSEDRQYYKVVGVSTKLRSSGGFAVKKKDSPPTCNGTKPLVVKFRKVRRSELSVLSDEAEQFMFPKRASSTSSTSSDEEDKVEAIKTRRKTPPKPPPPIERQRLARPVALKEESSEEDSWPEDKRRRKRRVPAVAKRGKRVAGRPPVVESQKKSPEQVEPAKPVEQPQPEPEISPLREEPSERCMKWEDGKLKYTPAVEQLEFAFESVPHSEPWFETFKRQDQDKLVARNVPQYFELYSKSPKLPYEIGQLPPLKPNCCPLSDFVKREEKPGPSRSYGTRGMKKQRIKKRTAALLALEGHPRKSPREHASTLAILGSAGLLQTRKHADDTKSTASEDTVSDTQSNIKVEPVLSETQEASERLQQFLSEVFEEPTDYEISYDLAGDETAVIASKNLPDVSSLVSECDDCDIIRNEIKQGATGCMRGRRGKFKKKNRTGWPNKKKQTKKDSRTSSMELEQKADSSLDRSSVELPDDDTTQDTLSEENNTLSESDEKTLTSEKLKISFEPHKSETPKKDINNITLELKEKVTPMEVNHNDKIQKEDRLHLDLKVVLHDKINHKSPTKRDTEKDEKGANRSSASDAEDRDEKAKKKKRVLQGLLLQPIVRVARVDPNAGRRLRSAGRARTNRFR; this comes from the exons atgatGGTTTCGAATTTGCAGCTACAGGAAAAGTATAACAAAA TTAGAAAAAACTTCTGCTTTTATTTGGACATACAAGAACCTAGTTTATCTAGATCTATTTCGCGAAGGCTACAAGACATGGGTTTG CGTGAGGAGGTCTTCCTgacatctcgagtgacacacgtTGTGGGAGCGCGTCCTGAAACAGTCGCGCGATGTGCGCGGCGTGAGGGCCGCGCGCGCGCCGATGCCATGCTCCAGCGGCTCCGCCAGCCGCCCCCGCCCCAACACCACAACTACGTACATCTTACCGTTCAGAAG GCTATAAGTCTATTGGATAAACTGTATGACACATTCTTCACGGCACCGCGTAAAGCGCATGTCAACCTCTTCAGTAAACATTTTATCAAGATTGAGTTTTTGGACAA attatGCAGACCTGTTTACAAGGAGTTTGATGAATGGCCCCAAATATCTCTAGAGCCTGACCCACCAAAAGAGAAGAAGGATAAAAAAGACACTCCAGAAAACTTAGTTAACGCAATTCCATCtaataataacatacaaaa aATGACTAGAAAAAGCCGCCCGCGTATCAAAGAGAGAGAAGAAAAAGAACAAAAAGGTGGTTATTGTGAAATGTGTAACGCTGACTATGTCGATGCCGCCATTCATCGACGATCACCTCATCATTTAGCTTTCGTTAGAGATCATACGAATTTTCTGGCTCTCGATTCATTGATAACCTCAGGAACAGATGTTACCACCTTCTTAGATAAGACAATGCCAGTTAATGGAGAAAGACGATCTCTACGCAAGTTATGCAATGGTGATGTTGAGCCTAAGAGTAAAAGATCAAAAAGATCACAGTCACCAGACACTATTAATGGTAATGTCAGCCCAAGAAGAAATGGTGGTTTGGATGATGAGAAAAAGCATAATACGAGATGCAGTAAGAGAACAAGTGAATCACAACCATCAGAAGATCGTCAGTATTATAAAGTAGTTGGAGTGAGTACAAAACTCCGTTCAAGCGGTGGTTTCGCTGTCAAAAAGAAGGATTCGCCTCCTACTTGTAACGGAACAAAACCACTAGTAGTCAAGTTTCGGAAAGTGCGTCGATCCGAATTATCTGTATTAAGCGATGAAGCCGAACAATTTATGTTTCCGAAACGTGCTAGCTCTACTAGCTCTACCTCATCTGATGAAGAAGATAAAGTGGAAGCAATAAAAACTCGGAGAAAAACGCCGCCAAAACCACCGCCTCCAATTGAGAGGCAGCGTTTAGCAAGACCCGTGGCATTAAAAGAGGAATCTTCAGAGGAAGACAGTTGGCCTGAGGACAAAAGAAGACGGAAACGGCGAGTTCCTGCAGTAGCTAAACGAGGCAAAAGAGTTGCTGGTAGACCACCTGTAGTTGAATCTCAAAAAAAATCCCCGGAGCAAGTAGAGCCTGCAAAACCAGTGGAACAGCCTCAACCGGAGCCTGAAATCAGTCCATTGAGGGAAGAACCTTCGGAAAGATGCATGAAATGGGAAGATGGAAAACTAAAGTACACTCCTGCTGTAGAACAGTTGGAATTCGCTTTTGAATCAGTTCCACATAGCGAGCCCTGGTTCGAAACATTTAAACGTCAAGATCAAGACAAACTTGTTGCAAGAAATGTGCCTCAGTATTTTg aattGTATTCTAAGTCACCAAAGTTACCCTATGAAATTGGCCAGCTACCACCTCTAAAACCCAATTGCTGTCCTTTGAGTGACTTTGTTAAAAGAGAAGAAAAACCTGGACCATCTCGATCTTATGGTACCCGTGGAATGAAGAAGCAACGAATAAAGAAAAGAACAGCTGCACTTCTTGCATTAGAGGGCCATCCACGAAAGTCTCCGAGAGAACATGCATCTACATTAGCTATACTTGGCTCTGCAGGTTTATTGCAGACACGAAAGCATGCAGACGATACAAAGTCAACAGCATCGGAAGACACAGTTAGTGATACTCAGAGTAATATAAAAGTTGAACCTGTCTTATCTGAAACCCAAGAAGCCTCCGAGCGACTTCAACAATTCCTGTCTGAAGTATTTGAAGAACCCACGGACTATGAAATATCTTATGATTTGGCAGGTGATGAAACAGCTGTCATAGCATCAAAAAACCTCCCTGATGTTTCAAGCCTCGTATCAGAATGTGATGATTGTGACATTATAAGGAATGAGATTAAACAAGGTGCTACTGGCTGCATGCGAGGTAGACGAGGCAAGTTCAAAAAGAAGAACCGAACTGGGTGgcctaataaaaagaaacaaaccaAAAAAGACTCTCGAACTAGCAGTATGGAACTTGAACAGAAGGCAGATAGTAGTCTAGACAGGTCATCAGTGGAGCTTCCTGATGATGACACAACACAGGACACACTAAGCGaagaaaataatactttatcagAATCAGATGAAAAAACATTGACTAGTGAAAAGTTAAAGATTAGTTTTGAGCCGCATAAAAGTGAAACCCCAAAGAAggatattaacaatattacctTAGAACTAAAAGAAAAAGTCACTCCTATGGAAGTAAACCACAATgacaaaatacaaaaagaagACAGATTACACTTAGATTTAAAGGTTGTATTACATGATAAAATTAACCATAAGTCTCCAACAAAACGGGACACTGAAAAAGACGAAAAAGGTGCAAATCGTTCATCTGCATCAGATGCTGAGGATAGAGATGAAAAAGCAAAGAAAAAGAAACGTGTTCTGCAGGGTTTATTGTTACAACCGATAGTGAGAGTAGCGCGAGTGGATCCGAACGCCGGCCGGAGACTGCGTTCGGCCGGACGGGCTCGGACAAACCGATTCAGATAG
- the LOC113394902 gene encoding E3 ubiquitin-protein ligase RBBP6 isoform X3 — translation MPCSSGSASRPRPNTTTTYILPFRRLCRPVYKEFDEWPQISLEPDPPKEKKDKKDTPENLVNAIPSNNNIQKMTRKSRPRIKEREEKEQKGGYCEMCNADYVDAAIHRRSPHHLAFVRDHTNFLALDSLITSGTDVTTFLDKTMPVNGERRSLRKLCNGDVEPKSKRSKRSQSPDTINGNVSPRRNGGLDDEKKHNTRCSKRTSESQPSEDRQYYKVVGVSTKLRSSGGFAVKKKDSPPTCNGTKPLVVKFRKVRRSELSVLSDEAEQFMFPKRASSTSSTSSDEEDKVEAIKTRRKTPPKPPPPIERQRLARPVALKEESSEEDSWPEDKRRRKRRVPAVAKRGKRVAGRPPVVESQKKSPEQVEPAKPVEQPQPEPEISPLREEPSERCMKWEDGKLKYTPAVEQLEFAFESVPHSEPWFETFKRQDQDKLVARNVPQYFELYSKSPKLPYEIGQLPPLKPNCCPLSDFVKREEKPGPSRSYGTRGMKKQRIKKRTAALLALEGHPRKSPREHASTLAILGSAGLLQTRKHADDTKSTASEDTVSDTQSNIKVEPVLSETQEASERLQQFLSEVFEEPTDYEISYDLAGDETAVIASKNLPDVSSLVSECDDCDIIRNEIKQGATGCMRGRRGKFKKKNRTGWPNKKKQTKKDSRTSSMELEQKADSSLDRSSVELPDDDTTQDTLSEENNTLSESDEKTLTSEKLKISFEPHKSETPKKDINNITLELKEKVTPMEVNHNDKIQKEDRLHLDLKVVLHDKINHKSPTKRDTEKDEKGANRSSASDAEDRDEKAKKKKRVLQGLLLQPIVRVARVDPNAGRRLRSAGRARTNRFR, via the exons ATGCCATGCTCCAGCGGCTCCGCCAGCCGCCCCCGCCCCAACACCACAACTACGTACATCTTACCGTTCAGAAG attatGCAGACCTGTTTACAAGGAGTTTGATGAATGGCCCCAAATATCTCTAGAGCCTGACCCACCAAAAGAGAAGAAGGATAAAAAAGACACTCCAGAAAACTTAGTTAACGCAATTCCATCtaataataacatacaaaa aATGACTAGAAAAAGCCGCCCGCGTATCAAAGAGAGAGAAGAAAAAGAACAAAAAGGTGGTTATTGTGAAATGTGTAACGCTGACTATGTCGATGCCGCCATTCATCGACGATCACCTCATCATTTAGCTTTCGTTAGAGATCATACGAATTTTCTGGCTCTCGATTCATTGATAACCTCAGGAACAGATGTTACCACCTTCTTAGATAAGACAATGCCAGTTAATGGAGAAAGACGATCTCTACGCAAGTTATGCAATGGTGATGTTGAGCCTAAGAGTAAAAGATCAAAAAGATCACAGTCACCAGACACTATTAATGGTAATGTCAGCCCAAGAAGAAATGGTGGTTTGGATGATGAGAAAAAGCATAATACGAGATGCAGTAAGAGAACAAGTGAATCACAACCATCAGAAGATCGTCAGTATTATAAAGTAGTTGGAGTGAGTACAAAACTCCGTTCAAGCGGTGGTTTCGCTGTCAAAAAGAAGGATTCGCCTCCTACTTGTAACGGAACAAAACCACTAGTAGTCAAGTTTCGGAAAGTGCGTCGATCCGAATTATCTGTATTAAGCGATGAAGCCGAACAATTTATGTTTCCGAAACGTGCTAGCTCTACTAGCTCTACCTCATCTGATGAAGAAGATAAAGTGGAAGCAATAAAAACTCGGAGAAAAACGCCGCCAAAACCACCGCCTCCAATTGAGAGGCAGCGTTTAGCAAGACCCGTGGCATTAAAAGAGGAATCTTCAGAGGAAGACAGTTGGCCTGAGGACAAAAGAAGACGGAAACGGCGAGTTCCTGCAGTAGCTAAACGAGGCAAAAGAGTTGCTGGTAGACCACCTGTAGTTGAATCTCAAAAAAAATCCCCGGAGCAAGTAGAGCCTGCAAAACCAGTGGAACAGCCTCAACCGGAGCCTGAAATCAGTCCATTGAGGGAAGAACCTTCGGAAAGATGCATGAAATGGGAAGATGGAAAACTAAAGTACACTCCTGCTGTAGAACAGTTGGAATTCGCTTTTGAATCAGTTCCACATAGCGAGCCCTGGTTCGAAACATTTAAACGTCAAGATCAAGACAAACTTGTTGCAAGAAATGTGCCTCAGTATTTTg aattGTATTCTAAGTCACCAAAGTTACCCTATGAAATTGGCCAGCTACCACCTCTAAAACCCAATTGCTGTCCTTTGAGTGACTTTGTTAAAAGAGAAGAAAAACCTGGACCATCTCGATCTTATGGTACCCGTGGAATGAAGAAGCAACGAATAAAGAAAAGAACAGCTGCACTTCTTGCATTAGAGGGCCATCCACGAAAGTCTCCGAGAGAACATGCATCTACATTAGCTATACTTGGCTCTGCAGGTTTATTGCAGACACGAAAGCATGCAGACGATACAAAGTCAACAGCATCGGAAGACACAGTTAGTGATACTCAGAGTAATATAAAAGTTGAACCTGTCTTATCTGAAACCCAAGAAGCCTCCGAGCGACTTCAACAATTCCTGTCTGAAGTATTTGAAGAACCCACGGACTATGAAATATCTTATGATTTGGCAGGTGATGAAACAGCTGTCATAGCATCAAAAAACCTCCCTGATGTTTCAAGCCTCGTATCAGAATGTGATGATTGTGACATTATAAGGAATGAGATTAAACAAGGTGCTACTGGCTGCATGCGAGGTAGACGAGGCAAGTTCAAAAAGAAGAACCGAACTGGGTGgcctaataaaaagaaacaaaccaAAAAAGACTCTCGAACTAGCAGTATGGAACTTGAACAGAAGGCAGATAGTAGTCTAGACAGGTCATCAGTGGAGCTTCCTGATGATGACACAACACAGGACACACTAAGCGaagaaaataatactttatcagAATCAGATGAAAAAACATTGACTAGTGAAAAGTTAAAGATTAGTTTTGAGCCGCATAAAAGTGAAACCCCAAAGAAggatattaacaatattacctTAGAACTAAAAGAAAAAGTCACTCCTATGGAAGTAAACCACAATgacaaaatacaaaaagaagACAGATTACACTTAGATTTAAAGGTTGTATTACATGATAAAATTAACCATAAGTCTCCAACAAAACGGGACACTGAAAAAGACGAAAAAGGTGCAAATCGTTCATCTGCATCAGATGCTGAGGATAGAGATGAAAAAGCAAAGAAAAAGAAACGTGTTCTGCAGGGTTTATTGTTACAACCGATAGTGAGAGTAGCGCGAGTGGATCCGAACGCCGGCCGGAGACTGCGTTCGGCCGGACGGGCTCGGACAAACCGATTCAGATAG
- the LOC113394902 gene encoding E3 ubiquitin-protein ligase RBBP6 isoform X2, which produces MLQRLRQPPPPQHHNYVHLTVQKAISLLDKLYDTFFTAPRKAHVNLFSKHFIKIEFLDKLCRPVYKEFDEWPQISLEPDPPKEKKDKKDTPENLVNAIPSNNNIQKMTRKSRPRIKEREEKEQKGGYCEMCNADYVDAAIHRRSPHHLAFVRDHTNFLALDSLITSGTDVTTFLDKTMPVNGERRSLRKLCNGDVEPKSKRSKRSQSPDTINGNVSPRRNGGLDDEKKHNTRCSKRTSESQPSEDRQYYKVVGVSTKLRSSGGFAVKKKDSPPTCNGTKPLVVKFRKVRRSELSVLSDEAEQFMFPKRASSTSSTSSDEEDKVEAIKTRRKTPPKPPPPIERQRLARPVALKEESSEEDSWPEDKRRRKRRVPAVAKRGKRVAGRPPVVESQKKSPEQVEPAKPVEQPQPEPEISPLREEPSERCMKWEDGKLKYTPAVEQLEFAFESVPHSEPWFETFKRQDQDKLVARNVPQYFELYSKSPKLPYEIGQLPPLKPNCCPLSDFVKREEKPGPSRSYGTRGMKKQRIKKRTAALLALEGHPRKSPREHASTLAILGSAGLLQTRKHADDTKSTASEDTVSDTQSNIKVEPVLSETQEASERLQQFLSEVFEEPTDYEISYDLAGDETAVIASKNLPDVSSLVSECDDCDIIRNEIKQGATGCMRGRRGKFKKKNRTGWPNKKKQTKKDSRTSSMELEQKADSSLDRSSVELPDDDTTQDTLSEENNTLSESDEKTLTSEKLKISFEPHKSETPKKDINNITLELKEKVTPMEVNHNDKIQKEDRLHLDLKVVLHDKINHKSPTKRDTEKDEKGANRSSASDAEDRDEKAKKKKRVLQGLLLQPIVRVARVDPNAGRRLRSAGRARTNRFR; this is translated from the exons ATGCTCCAGCGGCTCCGCCAGCCGCCCCCGCCCCAACACCACAACTACGTACATCTTACCGTTCAGAAG GCTATAAGTCTATTGGATAAACTGTATGACACATTCTTCACGGCACCGCGTAAAGCGCATGTCAACCTCTTCAGTAAACATTTTATCAAGATTGAGTTTTTGGACAA attatGCAGACCTGTTTACAAGGAGTTTGATGAATGGCCCCAAATATCTCTAGAGCCTGACCCACCAAAAGAGAAGAAGGATAAAAAAGACACTCCAGAAAACTTAGTTAACGCAATTCCATCtaataataacatacaaaa aATGACTAGAAAAAGCCGCCCGCGTATCAAAGAGAGAGAAGAAAAAGAACAAAAAGGTGGTTATTGTGAAATGTGTAACGCTGACTATGTCGATGCCGCCATTCATCGACGATCACCTCATCATTTAGCTTTCGTTAGAGATCATACGAATTTTCTGGCTCTCGATTCATTGATAACCTCAGGAACAGATGTTACCACCTTCTTAGATAAGACAATGCCAGTTAATGGAGAAAGACGATCTCTACGCAAGTTATGCAATGGTGATGTTGAGCCTAAGAGTAAAAGATCAAAAAGATCACAGTCACCAGACACTATTAATGGTAATGTCAGCCCAAGAAGAAATGGTGGTTTGGATGATGAGAAAAAGCATAATACGAGATGCAGTAAGAGAACAAGTGAATCACAACCATCAGAAGATCGTCAGTATTATAAAGTAGTTGGAGTGAGTACAAAACTCCGTTCAAGCGGTGGTTTCGCTGTCAAAAAGAAGGATTCGCCTCCTACTTGTAACGGAACAAAACCACTAGTAGTCAAGTTTCGGAAAGTGCGTCGATCCGAATTATCTGTATTAAGCGATGAAGCCGAACAATTTATGTTTCCGAAACGTGCTAGCTCTACTAGCTCTACCTCATCTGATGAAGAAGATAAAGTGGAAGCAATAAAAACTCGGAGAAAAACGCCGCCAAAACCACCGCCTCCAATTGAGAGGCAGCGTTTAGCAAGACCCGTGGCATTAAAAGAGGAATCTTCAGAGGAAGACAGTTGGCCTGAGGACAAAAGAAGACGGAAACGGCGAGTTCCTGCAGTAGCTAAACGAGGCAAAAGAGTTGCTGGTAGACCACCTGTAGTTGAATCTCAAAAAAAATCCCCGGAGCAAGTAGAGCCTGCAAAACCAGTGGAACAGCCTCAACCGGAGCCTGAAATCAGTCCATTGAGGGAAGAACCTTCGGAAAGATGCATGAAATGGGAAGATGGAAAACTAAAGTACACTCCTGCTGTAGAACAGTTGGAATTCGCTTTTGAATCAGTTCCACATAGCGAGCCCTGGTTCGAAACATTTAAACGTCAAGATCAAGACAAACTTGTTGCAAGAAATGTGCCTCAGTATTTTg aattGTATTCTAAGTCACCAAAGTTACCCTATGAAATTGGCCAGCTACCACCTCTAAAACCCAATTGCTGTCCTTTGAGTGACTTTGTTAAAAGAGAAGAAAAACCTGGACCATCTCGATCTTATGGTACCCGTGGAATGAAGAAGCAACGAATAAAGAAAAGAACAGCTGCACTTCTTGCATTAGAGGGCCATCCACGAAAGTCTCCGAGAGAACATGCATCTACATTAGCTATACTTGGCTCTGCAGGTTTATTGCAGACACGAAAGCATGCAGACGATACAAAGTCAACAGCATCGGAAGACACAGTTAGTGATACTCAGAGTAATATAAAAGTTGAACCTGTCTTATCTGAAACCCAAGAAGCCTCCGAGCGACTTCAACAATTCCTGTCTGAAGTATTTGAAGAACCCACGGACTATGAAATATCTTATGATTTGGCAGGTGATGAAACAGCTGTCATAGCATCAAAAAACCTCCCTGATGTTTCAAGCCTCGTATCAGAATGTGATGATTGTGACATTATAAGGAATGAGATTAAACAAGGTGCTACTGGCTGCATGCGAGGTAGACGAGGCAAGTTCAAAAAGAAGAACCGAACTGGGTGgcctaataaaaagaaacaaaccaAAAAAGACTCTCGAACTAGCAGTATGGAACTTGAACAGAAGGCAGATAGTAGTCTAGACAGGTCATCAGTGGAGCTTCCTGATGATGACACAACACAGGACACACTAAGCGaagaaaataatactttatcagAATCAGATGAAAAAACATTGACTAGTGAAAAGTTAAAGATTAGTTTTGAGCCGCATAAAAGTGAAACCCCAAAGAAggatattaacaatattacctTAGAACTAAAAGAAAAAGTCACTCCTATGGAAGTAAACCACAATgacaaaatacaaaaagaagACAGATTACACTTAGATTTAAAGGTTGTATTACATGATAAAATTAACCATAAGTCTCCAACAAAACGGGACACTGAAAAAGACGAAAAAGGTGCAAATCGTTCATCTGCATCAGATGCTGAGGATAGAGATGAAAAAGCAAAGAAAAAGAAACGTGTTCTGCAGGGTTTATTGTTACAACCGATAGTGAGAGTAGCGCGAGTGGATCCGAACGCCGGCCGGAGACTGCGTTCGGCCGGACGGGCTCGGACAAACCGATTCAGATAG
- the LOC113394904 gene encoding 6-phosphofructo-2-kinase/fructose-2,6-bisphosphatase isoform X3, translated as MDTEDNRAEGWKYLNKQYFGDGERANYVNIPHVIAMVGLPARGKTYISKKLSRYLNWIGINTRVFNLGEYRRHATTAYTSHEFFRADNKEAMAIRQQCALDALHDVCEWLVKGGEVAVFDATNSTMERRRMIRDIVVHKMGFKLFLVESICDDPRIIEQNIMEVKVSSPDYTNIQDTDNVLDDFLLRIEHYKEKYEPLDETLESDCSFMKIYDTGEKVVVHKHEGHIQSRIVYYLMNIHIVPRTIYLTRHGESLHNLVGRIGGDSELSARGKQYASALAGYIEQQSIPGLRVWTSWMRRAIQTVKDVRAPQERWKALNEIDAGICEEMTYAEIQSKYPSDFNARDANKFAYRYPRGESYEDLVARLEPVIMELERQGNVLVVSHQAVMRCLLAYFLDKSAEELPYLHVPLHTVIKLTPVAYGCREEHIKLSVEAVDTHRPKPSEEGDDSSGSDVIPAPPIKPPVPPILNGDTNGENKENYNN; from the exons ATGGACACGGAAGATAACCGTGCTGAGGGctggaaatatttaaacaagcaATATTTCGGTGATG GTGAACGAGCCAACTATGTGAACATTCCTCATGTTATTGCGATGGTCGGCCTTCCAGCTCGTGGCAAGACATACATATCTAAGAAGCTTTCACGTTACCTCAATTGGATAGGAATTAATACCAGGG TTTTCAATCTCGGCGAGTATAGACGCCACGCGACCACCGCCTACACCAGCCATGAGTTTTTCCGCGCAGACAACAAGGAGGCGATGGCGATACGGCAGCAGTGTGCGCTCGACGCGCTGCACGACGTCTGCGAGTGGCTCGTCAAGGGCGGAGAGGTGGCC GTGTTTGATGCGACCAACTCGACGATGGAACGACGGCGTATGATCCGCGACATTGTCGTTCACAAGATGGGCTTCAAGTTATTTTTAGTGGAGTCTATCTGCGACGATCCAAGGatcattgaacaaaatattatg GAGGTAAAAGTGAGCAGCCCAGACTACACGAATATACAGGATACAGATAATGTTTTAGATGATTTCCTTCTAAGAATAGAACATTATAAGGAAAAGTATGAACCGTTGGACGAAACACTCGAGTCTGACTGCAGCTTTATGAAGATATATGATACAGGGGAAAAAGTTGTTGTACATAAACACGAAGGACACATACAGAGTAGGATTGTATACTATCTCATGAACATACATATTGTACCTAGAACTATTTATTTGACTAGG CACGGCGAGAGCCTGCACAACCTGGTGGGGCGCATCGGCGGCGACAGCGAGCTGTCGGCGCGCGGCAAGCAGTACGCCAGCGCGCTGGCCGGCTACATCGAGCAGCAGAGCATCCCGGGCCTGCGCGTGTGGACGTCGTGGATGCGGCGCGCCATTCAGACCGTCAAGGACGTGCGCGCGCCGCAGGAGCGCTGGAAGGCGCTCAACGAGATCGACGCC GGCATCTGTGAAGAGATGACCTATGCTGAGATCCAAAGTAAATACCCGTCCGATTTCAATGCGCGGGACGCGAATAAATTCGCGTACCGATACCCACGCGGGGAGAGCTACGAGGATCTGGTGGCGAGGCTGGAACCCGTCATCATGGAGCTGGAGCGGCAAGGCAACGTGCTAGTGGTCTCTCACCAGGCTGTCATGCGCTGCCTGCTCGCGTATTTCCTTGACAAATCCGCCG AGGAGCTGCCGTACCTGCACGTGCCGCTGCACACTGTGATCAAGCTGACGCCGGTCGCGTACGGCTGTCGCGAAGAACACATTAAGCTGTCCGTGGAAGCCGTGGACACGCACCGCCCCAAGCCTTCT GAAGAAGGTGACGACTCATCTGGCTCAGAC gTGATACCAGCTCCGCCTATTAAGCCGCCAGTCCCACCCATACTCAATGGGGACACCAATggagaaaataaagaaaattataataattaa